A genome region from Bacteroidetes Order II. bacterium includes the following:
- a CDS encoding DcrB-related protein yields the protein MSTFSTTNRTVQTFRGNGFALKHYSDWVDATIYILAGPILDNIQHNITIQVDSTPNAPDLQTYVHIQTVDLETMLKSCTVLKREFIRLFNGMAAFRLVYSWIPADEVQLVQDQVYVLHNGKGYKLTASMNKYSRQSIGAEIEKMMLSFVPMEAGT from the coding sequence ATGTCCACGTTCTCAACCACAAACCGCACGGTTCAAACATTTCGCGGAAACGGATTTGCCCTGAAGCATTATTCAGACTGGGTAGATGCCACGATTTACATCCTCGCTGGGCCTATATTGGACAACATTCAGCACAACATTACCATACAAGTTGATTCAACTCCCAATGCACCGGATTTACAAACCTATGTTCACATTCAAACAGTGGACTTGGAAACCATGTTAAAATCTTGTACCGTGCTAAAACGAGAATTTATTAGGCTTTTTAATGGCATGGCGGCCTTTCGGCTCGTCTATTCTTGGATTCCGGCCGATGAAGTGCAGTTGGTGCAAGATCAGGTGTATGTGCTACACAATGGAAAAGGTTATAAACTAACTGCTTCCATGAATAAATATTCCCGCCAAAGTATCGGGGCAGAAATCGAAAAGATGATGCTCAGTTTTGTACCTATGGAGGCGGGCACATGA
- the tssI gene encoding type VI secretion system tip protein VgrG: MPPRAHETQFTFRTAAISEDHWHVTHFEGEETISDLFEFTIHLLSDDHAIDFADVVMQSCTLTILRNGEEVKHHGIVSEFFQDEFVVEQCVYRVTMVPKIWKLSLSRGNYIYQDKSVREIIEDLLTRRYNLRAGVDFEFESHFGQYPRKEYVVMYQESELDFLKRILEHEGIFFYFDHEGDTDKWVIADDSAFCPFVALDDDIPYHNEGGMQDETGTEIIRDFLTRGRMVTGKYYVDDFNYDTPTTDLLSPGTTTVSQMEGVAVEYGANVPDATVSDQLAQRRAQEIACRQLMFSGRGDCRAFRVGYIFGMRQHFRDDRNTSYLLTHVLHKGDQRHRHTALSSQQGEEYVNEFDSVLFSLPFRPERKTHIPRMDGILTATMEHHQGNYIDDKGRYHARMHFDQRSQQIAPNGDATLPIRMTQPYSGSGYGFHFPHHERTEMVFACLEGDPNRPIALGTVPNANNTTPVTSQNQKQNILRTHAHNELLMDDAETAIRLKTSNNHVLNMTDGGEKVELVTKEENKLVMHDKENYIEMRTTDKHIFHLSDQDKFIQLQSTGENVIRLDDRREGIAVQTKYGHELKMEDPAKKIRLSTKAGHHLTLDDQNNLIVLADQALNNKLVIQSAANKVELRSVSGEIWELSEAGKHTIKTQTLDVQATANADIKSTGGKLTLKGMGSGVEIEGFPTIKLTASGSTIEMGPAGIKLTAMGNTIELGATGIKISAGAIVDISGAMIKQNA; this comes from the coding sequence ATGCCACCACGTGCACACGAAACGCAATTCACCTTCCGAACGGCTGCCATCTCCGAAGACCATTGGCATGTTACACACTTCGAGGGTGAAGAGACCATTTCAGACTTATTTGAATTCACTATTCATCTTCTTTCCGATGACCATGCCATTGATTTTGCGGATGTGGTGATGCAATCTTGTACCCTTACCATCCTACGAAATGGAGAAGAGGTAAAACATCATGGCATCGTTAGCGAGTTTTTTCAGGACGAATTTGTGGTGGAACAATGTGTTTACCGCGTGACGATGGTTCCCAAAATCTGGAAGCTATCCCTCAGCAGGGGAAATTATATCTATCAAGACAAATCGGTGCGAGAAATTATCGAAGACTTACTCACCCGCCGGTACAACTTACGAGCCGGTGTGGATTTTGAATTCGAATCCCACTTCGGACAATATCCTCGCAAAGAATATGTGGTGATGTACCAAGAAAGCGAATTGGACTTTTTAAAACGGATATTGGAACACGAAGGCATTTTTTTCTACTTCGATCATGAAGGCGATACCGATAAATGGGTGATTGCCGACGATAGCGCGTTTTGCCCTTTTGTGGCATTGGATGACGATATCCCATACCATAACGAAGGTGGAATGCAAGATGAGACAGGCACCGAAATCATCCGCGACTTCCTGACGCGTGGACGAATGGTTACGGGGAAATACTATGTGGATGATTTTAACTATGACACCCCTACTACAGACTTGCTTTCCCCCGGAACCACCACCGTGAGTCAGATGGAAGGCGTTGCGGTAGAATATGGCGCAAATGTGCCAGATGCCACGGTTTCAGACCAATTGGCGCAACGACGAGCACAGGAAATTGCTTGCCGACAACTGATGTTCTCTGGACGTGGAGACTGCCGGGCTTTCCGTGTGGGTTATATTTTCGGAATGAGGCAACATTTTCGGGATGACCGCAATACTAGTTATTTACTCACCCACGTACTTCACAAAGGCGATCAGCGCCACCGTCACACAGCACTATCCTCGCAACAGGGGGAAGAATACGTCAATGAATTTGATAGCGTATTGTTCAGCCTGCCCTTCCGTCCAGAACGCAAAACCCACATTCCTCGAATGGACGGCATCCTAACGGCAACCATGGAGCATCATCAGGGCAACTATATAGACGACAAAGGCCGTTATCATGCTCGGATGCACTTTGACCAACGCTCGCAACAAATAGCCCCAAACGGTGATGCCACCTTGCCCATCCGGATGACCCAGCCTTATTCCGGCTCAGGTTATGGTTTCCACTTCCCCCACCACGAACGCACCGAAATGGTTTTTGCATGCTTGGAAGGAGATCCTAACCGACCCATTGCGCTTGGAACAGTCCCAAATGCCAATAATACCACGCCTGTCACATCGCAAAATCAAAAACAAAATATCCTCCGCACCCATGCCCACAACGAATTGTTGATGGACGATGCCGAAACCGCCATCCGGCTAAAAACCTCGAATAACCATGTGCTGAACATGACCGATGGTGGTGAAAAAGTGGAGTTGGTCACCAAAGAAGAAAACAAATTGGTGATGCACGACAAGGAGAATTATATAGAAATGAGAACAACGGATAAGCACATTTTCCACCTCAGTGATCAGGATAAGTTCATTCAATTGCAATCTACAGGAGAAAATGTGATCCGTTTGGATGACCGAAGAGAGGGCATCGCCGTTCAAACCAAATACGGTCATGAACTCAAAATGGAAGACCCAGCCAAGAAAATCCGACTCTCTACCAAAGCTGGCCATCACCTCACGTTAGACGATCAGAACAACCTCATTGTACTGGCAGACCAAGCCTTAAACAACAAGCTGGTGATCCAGTCTGCTGCCAATAAAGTGGAACTTCGGTCGGTAAGCGGGGAAATCTGGGAACTATCGGAAGCAGGCAAACATACGATCAAAACCCAAACCTTAGATGTACAAGCCACGGCAAATGCGGATATTAAATCTACAGGTGGTAAACTGACGCTCAAAGGGATGGGAAGTGGGGTAGAAATTGAAGGTTTCCCGACTATTAAACTTACTGCCAGCGGCTCTACAATTGAAATGGGCCCCGCTGGTATTAAACTTACAGCGATGGGAAATACCATAGAACTGGGGGCAACAGGCATCAAAATCTCCGCAGGTGCGATTGTGGATATTTCGGGTGCGATGATCAAACAAAACGCTTAA
- the tssI gene encoding type VI secretion system tip protein VgrG, with protein sequence MPANRDAHITFEAGSTSTDSWEVLHFQGREAISELFRFDIDLISDDDQMIYEDLINQTCHLYIERDGKDMPFHGLVSFFKQGHMSGGRFLYEFVMVPRLTRLGLGQYSRVFQNMSILDIIKKLLSDGGFSAGQDFELPATNSTRYPTREFTIQYQESDLDFIFRQLEHYGMFYYFDHSGDVDKLMICDDSLSNPHIEGGALPFHHEGGLSDSDDQEIVRNFIFSAQLTTGKTLLDDYYYRSPNLNLAVEKASAQALAGLHYEYAPDYQHTGHGNYLVQVRQEYFNSQKLLIDGESDCGAFRSGLIFSLEQHYRSERNIDYLLTEVRHEGSQGIGLDSGGNRPKYANHFRCIPANVPFRPERKTTIPRIHGIITAKVESAGGQYAFVDKNGEYHVKLPFDQDSTQSGQSSLPIRMSQPYTGADYGIHFPNHANTEMVLAFMDGNVDRPMALGTIPNPSNNTPVTNQNAYENIIRTWAGNILKMSDEKDKTKIQLTSADAHDLVLDDEHNKIQITTKTGHVIVMDDDQKSINIKTAKGHDFLLQDEKDGISGFKLYTIDKHYFTIVDKSPVGAVATWADKDTKVGITLNFDEKSVSIVSEEGDISIKCPSGKLLIETAEMETKVGGDHKLIIDGKSTTEVKQAIEVKAMEITNEADTNITSKAGANHAIEAGANMDMKGINVNIEAQVNATVKANVNANLQASVQANVKGTMAEVSGSAMTTIKGGIVMIN encoded by the coding sequence ATGCCTGCCAATCGAGATGCACATATAACCTTCGAAGCGGGCAGTACCAGCACCGATTCTTGGGAGGTACTCCATTTTCAAGGACGCGAAGCCATTTCCGAATTATTTCGGTTCGATATTGACTTGATCTCGGACGATGACCAGATGATCTATGAAGACCTGATCAATCAGACCTGTCATTTATATATAGAACGCGACGGAAAAGACATGCCATTTCATGGTTTGGTCTCCTTTTTTAAGCAAGGCCATATGTCTGGAGGTCGCTTTTTATACGAATTTGTGATGGTTCCCCGTCTAACCCGTCTCGGCTTGGGGCAGTATAGTCGGGTTTTCCAGAACATGAGCATCTTGGACATTATTAAAAAATTACTCTCCGATGGCGGTTTTAGTGCAGGACAAGACTTTGAGCTTCCCGCAACCAACTCAACCCGCTACCCTACTCGAGAGTTTACGATTCAATACCAAGAGTCGGACTTAGACTTTATCTTCCGCCAGCTAGAACATTATGGGATGTTCTATTACTTCGACCACTCGGGGGATGTAGATAAACTCATGATTTGTGATGATAGTTTATCTAATCCACACATCGAAGGAGGCGCGCTACCTTTTCACCACGAAGGCGGGCTTAGCGATAGCGACGACCAAGAGATTGTACGCAACTTCATCTTTAGTGCCCAACTGACTACCGGAAAAACACTATTAGACGATTATTATTATCGTTCGCCAAACTTGAATTTGGCCGTAGAAAAAGCCTCCGCACAGGCGTTGGCCGGGCTTCACTATGAATATGCACCCGATTATCAGCATACAGGACACGGCAACTATTTAGTACAGGTTCGTCAAGAATATTTTAACAGCCAAAAACTGCTCATTGATGGGGAAAGTGACTGTGGCGCATTCCGAAGTGGGCTTATTTTTTCGCTGGAGCAACACTACCGAAGCGAGCGCAACATAGACTATCTCCTTACCGAAGTACGACATGAGGGCAGTCAAGGCATTGGTTTGGACTCAGGAGGTAATCGTCCCAAATATGCCAATCATTTCCGTTGTATTCCAGCCAATGTCCCTTTTCGACCAGAGAGAAAAACCACCATTCCACGCATTCATGGCATTATCACCGCGAAGGTGGAATCGGCAGGCGGACAATATGCTTTTGTGGACAAAAACGGTGAATACCACGTAAAACTTCCTTTCGATCAGGACTCCACGCAATCTGGGCAATCGTCTTTACCTATCCGTATGTCGCAGCCCTATACCGGAGCCGACTATGGCATTCACTTTCCCAATCATGCCAATACCGAGATGGTTTTGGCGTTTATGGACGGCAATGTGGACCGCCCGATGGCGCTTGGAACCATACCTAATCCTTCTAATAATACGCCCGTTACCAACCAAAATGCTTATGAAAACATCATTCGAACATGGGCAGGTAATATTCTAAAGATGAGCGACGAGAAAGACAAAACAAAAATACAGCTTACCTCGGCAGATGCGCACGACTTGGTTCTGGACGATGAACACAATAAAATTCAGATCACAACCAAAACTGGACATGTGATTGTGATGGACGACGACCAAAAGAGTATCAATATTAAAACGGCGAAAGGCCACGACTTCTTGCTACAGGACGAGAAGGACGGAATTTCCGGATTTAAGCTCTACACCATAGATAAGCACTATTTCACGATTGTGGACAAAAGTCCTGTTGGCGCCGTTGCAACATGGGCCGACAAAGACACAAAAGTGGGTATTACACTTAACTTCGACGAAAAGTCTGTCTCCATTGTCTCGGAGGAAGGGGACATCTCCATCAAATGCCCCTCTGGTAAACTTCTGATTGAGACCGCTGAAATGGAAACAAAAGTAGGCGGTGATCACAAACTGATCATAGACGGCAAATCCACTACCGAGGTAAAACAGGCCATCGAGGTGAAAGCGATGGAAATTACAAACGAAGCCGATACGAATATTACCTCGAAGGCTGGAGCGAACCACGCCATAGAAGCAGGCGCGAATATGGACATGAAAGGCATCAATGTAAACATAGAGGCACAAGTAAACGCAACGGTGAAGGCCAATGTGAATGCCAATCTACAAGCCTCGGTACAAGCCAATGTAAAAGGAACCATGGCAGAAGTTTCGGGCTCGGCCATGACCACCATCAAAGGCGGAATCGTGATGATCAATTAA
- a CDS encoding PAAR domain-containing protein: MGQPAARLGDMTAHGGSIVMGAPTVLIGGMPAARVGDMHVCPMVTPAPAPIPHVGGPALPPGAPTVLIGGLPALRMGDMLVCVGPPDVVALGCMTVLIGTSAGSGSGGGSAAPGGGGGGSAQTGATIALSKLNHEPKPIQHWVVFQVKDKAGKPIPNVPNTFTDADGRVERGHSNGAGLIHRYGMKKNGQSKVEIYAAYGAKWSKQEAKVGDILTLEAKVLGFENGTKALFQIHKRDIKKADVVIAEVESTTQGEKVSVSWKYEHPFMDPNQPVTHFSSPEFYFEVLIQNTKTRSNLMRFSSFIQILLKDDTGRGIPSASYLVYVSNGEVRKGQTDGSGKAKIENLPPVPHKVVFLDYPGITKTTETR; the protein is encoded by the coding sequence ATGGGACAACCCGCAGCAAGATTGGGCGATATGACGGCACATGGCGGTTCCATCGTCATGGGTGCACCCACGGTATTAATTGGTGGTATGCCTGCCGCACGGGTGGGGGATATGCACGTTTGCCCAATGGTCACGCCAGCACCAGCACCCATTCCACATGTTGGTGGGCCAGCCTTGCCACCCGGTGCGCCCACCGTTTTGATTGGCGGCTTGCCTGCGCTCCGGATGGGGGATATGTTGGTCTGCGTTGGACCACCAGATGTGGTGGCCTTGGGCTGTATGACTGTCTTGATCGGGACAAGTGCTGGCTCCGGAAGCGGTGGCGGAAGTGCCGCACCCGGAGGAGGCGGGGGTGGAAGTGCGCAAACGGGCGCTACCATTGCCCTAAGTAAGCTGAATCACGAACCGAAACCCATTCAACATTGGGTGGTGTTTCAAGTGAAAGACAAAGCCGGAAAACCTATCCCCAATGTCCCCAATACGTTTACCGATGCCGATGGGCGTGTGGAAAGAGGACACAGCAACGGGGCCGGATTGATCCACCGATATGGCATGAAAAAAAACGGTCAAAGCAAAGTAGAAATTTATGCGGCCTATGGCGCCAAATGGAGTAAACAAGAAGCCAAAGTTGGCGACATCCTCACCTTAGAAGCCAAAGTTTTAGGATTTGAGAACGGAACCAAGGCCCTTTTCCAAATTCATAAACGCGACATCAAAAAGGCCGATGTGGTCATTGCCGAGGTGGAATCCACCACGCAGGGAGAGAAAGTCTCGGTTTCATGGAAATATGAACATCCGTTTATGGATCCAAACCAGCCTGTAACCCATTTTTCCTCGCCCGAATTTTATTTTGAAGTCCTGATTCAAAACACCAAGACACGCTCTAACCTCATGCGTTTCAGCTCGTTTATCCAGATTCTCCTAAAAGATGATACAGGCCGTGGGATTCCGAGTGCTTCATATTTGGTATATGTCTCGAACGGCGAAGTACGAAAAGGCCAGACGGATGGTAGCGGTAAAGCAAAAATTGAAAACCTGCCACCTGTTCCACATAAAGTGGTGTTTCTGGACTATCCGGGCATCACCAAAACAACAGAAACCCGATGA
- the tssH gene encoding type VI secretion system ATPase TssH, giving the protein MVTKDLRKLLSRLNAYNTRMMEAAAGFCITRGHYEVSLEHLLLKMMEDGTGDITKIMDHYGIPKNNLWVVLQHRLESFRTGNTGRPSFSPVLLQLVESAWVVASVHHNANEVRSGHMVEAILTADTLRLEGYVEALSGVATDDLRQKFREVVGGSIEDTMASRSAGNMPHNVTAGEQASGETALDLYTTDVTGKARAGKIDPIFGRDAEIRQAIDVLSRRRKNNPILIGEAGVGKTAIVEGLALRLVEGDVPDSLKECEIRGLDLALLQAGAGVKGEFENRLKNVIEELRAAPKPIILFIDEAHTLIGAGGSQGTGDAANLLKPALARGELRTIAATTFSEYKQYIEKDPALERRFQPIKVEEPDIEKASMMLRGIKGIYEKFHKLHISTEATQAAAALSSRYIAGRQLPDKAVDLLDTASARVKMGQTAKPGQLDDIERTIANLEVEIEANKRDIATGLSDDLEKLNKLLGELAEANVQKEAFEKRWKEELDIVLKIRDIREKISNQDGDLMALRTEMSGYQEQLKGIQGEDPLVHAEVNPAVIAQIIADWTGIPVGSMMKDEAKTLLEMDDRLKAHIKGQDEAIEDVSDVIRTAKAGMKNPDAPIAVFLFVGPSGTGKTETARMVAEEMFGGEKFLTTINMSEYQESHTVSQLKGAPPGYVGYGEGGILTEAVRQRPYSVVLLDECEKAHKDVMNLFYQVFDKGFMRDGEGREIDFRNTVIMLTSNLGTETLTTMGLEDPRPSPDAMRDAIHRDLVGHFQPALLARMKVIPYYPLNKEAVRAITKLKLNRIGKRLAASHQMTFSYSDEVVERIVERCTQVDSGARNIDFIIDRTVLPEASRALLLRMVDENMPDALLLGIDADGNFTYTFT; this is encoded by the coding sequence ATGGTTACCAAAGACTTACGCAAACTTCTTTCTCGGCTGAATGCCTACAATACCCGCATGATGGAGGCCGCCGCCGGATTTTGCATTACACGCGGTCACTACGAAGTCTCGTTAGAGCATTTACTGCTCAAAATGATGGAAGACGGAACGGGTGACATCACCAAAATTATGGATCATTACGGCATTCCCAAAAACAACCTTTGGGTGGTATTACAACACCGCTTGGAAAGTTTTCGCACAGGAAATACCGGAAGGCCCTCTTTTTCACCCGTATTGTTACAGTTGGTCGAGTCGGCTTGGGTGGTGGCATCCGTACATCATAACGCCAACGAAGTGCGTTCTGGCCATATGGTGGAAGCCATCCTTACGGCGGATACTCTGCGATTGGAGGGCTATGTTGAAGCCCTTTCGGGCGTAGCAACGGATGATCTTCGGCAAAAATTTCGCGAGGTAGTGGGTGGCTCCATTGAAGACACGATGGCCAGTAGGTCCGCCGGAAATATGCCCCACAATGTGACGGCAGGGGAACAGGCCAGCGGCGAAACGGCCTTAGACCTTTATACGACCGACGTAACTGGAAAGGCCCGCGCCGGAAAAATAGACCCAATTTTTGGGCGTGATGCCGAGATTCGTCAGGCGATAGACGTACTGAGCCGCCGCCGAAAAAACAACCCGATCCTTATTGGAGAAGCGGGCGTTGGAAAAACGGCCATCGTCGAGGGCTTGGCATTGCGTTTGGTGGAGGGGGATGTACCGGATTCGCTCAAAGAATGCGAAATTCGTGGTCTGGACCTCGCTCTCTTGCAGGCCGGTGCAGGCGTAAAAGGTGAATTTGAAAACCGCCTCAAAAACGTGATTGAGGAATTGAGGGCCGCGCCCAAGCCCATCATCTTATTCATTGATGAAGCACATACACTAATTGGCGCGGGTGGCTCGCAAGGAACAGGCGATGCGGCGAATTTGCTAAAGCCCGCCTTGGCACGTGGTGAACTTCGGACGATTGCCGCCACAACGTTTTCCGAATACAAACAATATATCGAGAAAGACCCTGCATTAGAGCGCCGCTTCCAACCCATCAAAGTGGAAGAACCAGACATCGAAAAAGCCTCCATGATGTTGCGCGGCATCAAAGGTATCTACGAGAAATTCCATAAACTCCACATCTCTACCGAAGCCACCCAAGCCGCAGCCGCTCTTTCCTCACGCTATATTGCCGGACGCCAATTGCCCGATAAAGCGGTGGACTTATTAGACACTGCTTCTGCACGGGTGAAAATGGGCCAAACCGCCAAGCCGGGGCAATTGGATGACATAGAACGGACCATTGCAAATCTGGAGGTAGAGATTGAGGCCAATAAGCGCGATATTGCCACCGGCCTTTCTGATGATCTCGAAAAACTGAACAAACTGCTGGGCGAACTTGCAGAAGCCAACGTCCAAAAAGAAGCCTTCGAGAAACGATGGAAAGAAGAATTGGATATCGTCTTAAAAATTAGAGACATCCGAGAAAAAATCTCCAATCAGGATGGTGACTTAATGGCGCTCCGTACCGAAATGTCTGGCTACCAAGAACAACTCAAGGGTATTCAGGGCGAAGACCCCTTGGTTCATGCCGAGGTGAATCCGGCGGTCATTGCACAAATCATTGCAGACTGGACGGGTATTCCGGTAGGAAGCATGATGAAGGACGAGGCCAAGACCCTTTTAGAAATGGACGACCGCCTGAAAGCCCATATTAAAGGACAAGACGAGGCCATCGAGGATGTCTCGGATGTCATTCGGACGGCCAAGGCGGGTATGAAGAACCCCGATGCGCCCATTGCAGTATTCCTTTTTGTGGGGCCAAGTGGAACGGGAAAGACCGAAACCGCCCGCATGGTGGCCGAGGAAATGTTTGGCGGCGAAAAATTCCTGACCACCATTAACATGAGTGAATACCAGGAATCCCATACCGTCTCGCAGTTGAAAGGTGCGCCTCCAGGATATGTGGGCTATGGGGAGGGCGGTATCCTGACCGAAGCCGTTCGGCAAAGACCTTATTCTGTTGTTCTCTTGGATGAATGCGAAAAAGCGCATAAAGATGTAATGAACCTGTTCTATCAGGTCTTCGACAAAGGCTTTATGCGAGATGGCGAAGGACGGGAGATTGACTTCCGCAACACCGTAATCATGCTTACTTCCAATTTAGGAACGGAAACCCTGACCACGATGGGCTTGGAAGACCCGCGCCCATCGCCCGATGCCATGCGCGATGCCATTCACCGCGATTTGGTAGGACACTTCCAACCCGCGCTTCTGGCACGTATGAAGGTGATTCCCTACTACCCGCTCAACAAAGAAGCCGTTAGGGCCATTACCAAACTCAAACTCAACCGAATTGGTAAACGATTGGCGGCCTCTCACCAAATGACGTTTTCCTACTCCGACGAAGTGGTGGAACGCATTGTGGAACGCTGTACGCAGGTGGATAGTGGTGCCCGGAATATAGATTTTATTATAGACCGAACCGTACTTCCCGAAGCCTCGCGTGCCCTTCTCCTCCGTATGGTGGATGAAAACATGCCTGATGCGCTCTTGTTGGGTATTGATGCCGATGGCAACTTTACCTATACTTTTACCTGA
- a CDS encoding alpha/beta hydrolase: MADTPATGKTLEATVRYRLPIIFLPGIMGSRIIIRGVASDGSDVRWNPDSTSYMVKKWVTSSYTTNARYMNPVHPADIDPDDSHETANGLTASQWWGGISWKFYGSMIESLHKAANDKSRGSISNVYGCGYDWRKSNADSAKALKTRIGEVLAKETGAEKVILITHSMGGLVARSYLQQFGDSKVEAVIHITQPVHGGPKLYAAFKAGTDDSDLKAIAGITAFRQTYVLSAMTGAFQLLPNNKYTKANWLKERIWKMSGLKKTETTTPYSGANIYTEKYGAASGPYRLVHDDLLKDQAYAPIITNIGNNISNAEKFHAAIQTIFHKRTYNIASSGLSGTTTLTYDIGIIQNSYEVGKANTSDATVPLLSQLGYLLNGVKLPKNREHIVANVEHGAAPNNGGIITKTLEFIDIIAREYAARNTAGNPNPPPNTG, from the coding sequence ATGGCAGATACACCCGCCACCGGAAAAACGTTAGAAGCAACTGTCCGGTATCGCCTGCCCATCATCTTTTTACCGGGGATTATGGGTTCGCGCATCATCATCCGAGGCGTGGCGAGCGATGGTAGTGATGTGCGATGGAATCCGGACTCCACCAGTTACATGGTAAAAAAATGGGTTACTTCTTCCTATACAACCAATGCGCGGTATATGAATCCTGTGCATCCCGCCGATATTGATCCAGACGATAGTCACGAAACCGCCAATGGACTTACCGCTAGCCAATGGTGGGGCGGGATAAGTTGGAAGTTTTACGGAAGCATGATCGAGTCCCTCCACAAAGCCGCAAACGACAAAAGCAGAGGGAGTATTTCGAATGTATATGGTTGCGGCTATGATTGGCGTAAGTCTAATGCAGATTCTGCCAAGGCCCTGAAAACACGTATTGGTGAGGTATTGGCGAAAGAAACAGGGGCGGAAAAAGTAATACTAATCACCCACAGTATGGGTGGCTTAGTGGCCCGCTCATACCTGCAACAATTTGGCGATAGCAAAGTGGAAGCCGTGATCCACATCACACAACCCGTCCATGGCGGACCGAAACTATATGCCGCCTTTAAAGCAGGAACCGACGACTCGGACCTAAAGGCTATTGCAGGTATTACGGCTTTTCGTCAAACATATGTACTTTCCGCAATGACAGGCGCTTTCCAATTGTTACCAAACAACAAATACACCAAAGCGAACTGGCTCAAAGAGCGGATTTGGAAAATGTCTGGCCTTAAAAAAACTGAAACCACCACCCCATATAGCGGAGCGAACATCTATACAGAAAAGTATGGCGCCGCCAGCGGTCCATATCGCTTGGTTCACGACGACCTATTGAAAGACCAAGCCTATGCCCCCATCATCACGAATATCGGCAATAATATCTCTAACGCCGAAAAATTCCATGCCGCCATACAAACTATTTTTCACAAAAGAACCTATAATATTGCCTCTTCTGGGTTAAGTGGAACCACCACACTAACCTATGACATTGGGATTATACAGAATTCCTACGAAGTAGGAAAGGCCAATACAAGCGATGCCACTGTACCCTTATTGAGCCAGTTGGGGTATCTTTTAAATGGTGTCAAGCTACCCAAAAACCGAGAACACATCGTTGCCAATGTAGAACATGGCGCGGCCCCCAATAACGGTGGAATTATTACCAAAACCCTTGAATTTATTGATATTATCGCCCGAGAATATGCTGCACGAAACACCGCCGGCAACCCAAATCCACCACCCAATACAGGCTGA
- a CDS encoding DUF2169 domain-containing protein: protein MEFVNTTPFPSVITRGALGERELLASVTCKITFGLNQGWLVPVADEEMWPVFEEPFEFQGLTLNVDTDYRKQKTDLLLFGNARTPKQQPLTQMPIGVQSSKRTLVARWMFGHRFWLKDLFGLKASAPRPFTEMPISNEYAFGGTLSMNGQEVGHMINPVGRGFYFSAEEALNKPLPNLERPDGLVTKWEDRPVPGCLFKPVGPLELAETGQIKPEELAQIMMPTIMQDAVPELRLDPADLGEWLRVIGFDHQGDQFYPTPPLNPGFVRLIMGEKRSRFPLILRSLVLLTDHKVMVATYRADFRYLLQAFTKRTAELHWTAPLPVKPAKPR, encoded by the coding sequence ATGGAATTTGTAAACACCACTCCTTTTCCAAGCGTCATTACGCGAGGCGCACTTGGCGAACGAGAACTCCTGGCCTCGGTAACGTGTAAGATCACCTTCGGATTAAACCAAGGGTGGCTGGTCCCAGTTGCCGACGAAGAAATGTGGCCGGTTTTTGAAGAACCTTTTGAATTCCAAGGGCTTACACTTAATGTAGATACCGATTACCGTAAACAAAAAACCGACCTGCTTCTCTTTGGAAATGCCCGAACACCCAAGCAACAGCCACTTACCCAAATGCCTATTGGGGTACAAAGCAGCAAGCGCACGTTGGTTGCTCGATGGATGTTTGGCCATCGTTTTTGGCTGAAAGACCTGTTTGGATTAAAAGCTTCGGCACCACGTCCGTTTACCGAAATGCCCATCAGTAATGAATACGCCTTTGGTGGAACCCTCAGCATGAACGGCCAAGAAGTGGGACATATGATCAACCCTGTCGGGCGTGGGTTTTATTTCTCGGCAGAAGAAGCCTTAAACAAGCCGCTTCCTAACTTGGAACGACCAGATGGCCTTGTCACAAAATGGGAAGACCGTCCCGTTCCGGGTTGTTTGTTTAAGCCCGTTGGCCCGTTAGAATTGGCCGAAACGGGGCAAATTAAGCCCGAAGAATTGGCCCAGATCATGATGCCCACCATTATGCAAGATGCTGTTCCCGAATTGCGGTTAGACCCTGCTGACTTGGGCGAGTGGCTGCGCGTCATTGGCTTTGACCATCAAGGTGATCAGTTTTATCCCACACCCCCACTCAATCCGGGGTTTGTCCGATTAATAATGGGCGAAAAACGAAGCCGATTTCCGCTGATCCTGCGTAGCCTCGTCCTTCTGACAGATCATAAAGTGATGGTGGCTACCTATCGAGCAGACTTTCGGTATCTCCTGCAAGCCTTTACGAAACGCACCGCCGAACTCCATTGGACGGCTCCCCTTCCGGTAAAACCCGCCAAACCTCGCTGA